The Watersipora subatra chromosome 7, tzWatSuba1.1, whole genome shotgun sequence genomic interval ACAAAGGATTTGTGTTACTGTAAGTACTTTTACAGTCGATTGAAAGTTATTAATTTAGATCTTTGTGACTTCAAATCACTGTGTAGTTATAAATATTATGGCTACCGAGCTTCCCAGACACACGCATCACTGAAACCACGGTAACTACGACGACAACGGAAAGTTTATTTTGTGGATATTGCTGTCATCAAGTCACTATTAATACCATTTTGTGGAGAATGTTTTGCTGATCACTTTTTTTTCGAGTACGTAAAGATCAAACAAACCGTTTTATAAGTTATGATCAAAAATAGTGAACGTAAAACATATCGATGAATTTTTTCGGAATTAATTTGCAAGGAGTGGCGGaacactaaaaataaatttgctgtcCCCTGAAGGTTTAATAGCAGCAGcaacaacaaacaaaacaacAGTACAACACTCTTCGAAGAGACACAGCCGCATCGGATAATCATTCGTTCCAAGATGTTGTCAGGGCGTTTGAAAGTACGGACAAGTAGTCTGAAGAAGTGGGGATCGACTGTCTATCATGATCATTATATCATAACTCTGTTtgttaaaatacaaacatacCAGAGAGTGTCAAGATTCTTCTGCGCTTGGCTTCGTCATCACTAACAGGTGAACACGACTTCCTCTTTCTCCCAGCAACTATGAAATGAACAGAAATTATAAGGGAACTATACGTAGTAATGAGACAGAGAGATTACTAGACTCTCTCTCAAGACTCAGTAGTTATACAGAATATATTACAGAGTAAGGTGTGTCATAATACCTAGTACGATTCTATAAGTAGAAGCAATAAGCATATTCAGCtgctaactacatgtacaagATAAAACAACAAATTCTTCCATGTACAAAAgtatctttctacttcgaagtagtctacatatataaaaaacggctTCAATCTACGATGGCAGATGAACTTTCAAAACaaagctatagaaataattactgtttcAGGCGAATaatggttccttgtttaatgcggtcttgaaACTTCGAAGTACTTGTACATATagaaaaaacagtttaaatttacgaaggtagatggaactttgaaaaaacgccatagaaataactactgtCTCAGGCTACTTTTAGTGCGCAAAATGAAGCGCGCAAAAGTTTTGCTCGGCCAAAAaatgtttggatgctaatatcgactagtttagcagtgcagaaaaaaatttcaggccagaaaatattgtcaaatgtattggacaactagaacaTGTGCGTTCCATCGAAGGCAACAATCAAAACGCAGCTTTCTGAGCAAAcaaggaaatatttttgttttaaaaacgtcaatttttgtttctgcatgtaatataagtaggattcgtttatgtcacttgttcatgaatatgtatttgtatcatttaatagATTTATTATCGTGCGGGCTTATAAATAGACTTagaaatatgcagatttatagcaggTTATttaatggatcgatgctcataacttcatttctattgcacattaaaagctagttttggcagtaaactgtagcaaacttatcggtgagtgcaatgagcctttactcaacaatgttaaatatagatataaaataaacatatgtcttcaaatttagaatgaaataaaaatagaaaatgccaacaaattgcgaaggacacaggctataatatcaacgcaggtcaattgcaagcaatagatattaacgggtagagatatttctcagtttctccaTGCACATTCATTCAGAGATCTTCgtcaagttagaggtaagtttgcagatttattgcatccaaaaggtttaacatcGCTTGACCGAAGAAAGCgcgcaaaatataggcgacattcgctttgcaATTAATAGGGCttaatttatcttcccaaaattccaactagccatttgaaaaatagactgccaacctctatttaaacgccgcctccaattgatccCACTATagaaggttaaaaaatagagcgccatggcgttcaattagaagttttacagtaatAGTAAAATACTAAGACTAGAGGAGTATGTGTTGTGCTTAACCAATCACAGAGCGCATGACATTCAACCAATCACAAACAGTGTGCGCTGCGTTTAgacaattaaaattaaaatgaacctTATGTGAAAATAACATTAAACAAATGGTTAGCTGCTCAGAATAAAATAACAACTAACTGAAACCcacaaaacaaaacaatgaaaaacacTGCAACACACACCAGGGGGAATGCGATCCTCAGAGGATGAATGAGTGATGGTGAGACCAGAATCAGAGGAAATCGATGAGCTGTCAGAATGAGGATTATAGAAGGAAAGGATTGAACCACTAGACTCATTGTCAGAAACACGAGGAAAACGTCTTCGTAGTTTCCTACGAGGAAAGACTGGAAGTGTCCTGGTCACGACTCTAAACAAATACACACCTTTTgagaatatgaacactgcctGGATAGTTGTAACTTTGTACGCATGAAACAAAGAGAACTTCGTATTAAATTTTAACTTGTATCTCTCATTAACTGACACATGAAAGGAATGAAACTGAAAGTTTTCCTTTCACGATGAAAGCAACACGTTTGAAAAGTTCTAATGGCATTGTATCTAACAGTaaattatctatataaatatacaaaatgGTGGAGTTGTCTTCCACCAGCCCTCAATTGTGATTGTTAACATTATGATTATATGTAAACCAGCTTTTTCATATATGACAGTTTTTAGTTACAATAATTACAATATTGTATATTAATTCCATAAAAAATTGTTGATACTTATAAATAACTCAAGGTGAAAATTTAGCTGAATCACAGCTCATACTTCATGCATGTCTGTACACTTTTTGGTTTGGTGGAAATATCAGTGAGCTACCATGGCACATCTAACATACCTGGATCTAACCAGCACCGTCAGAGCCAGCCACTGTTTCCTAGACATCTCACTAATGGTCGCATGTACGTGTTGATTGAATTTGTTTCTGGCCTTTCTTTCAACCATCCTATCCAGTACTAGTCTTGTTGTGATGTTCATTAGACGAATAAAGCCCCTATCAGATATCTTAGCCCTCTTACATCTTAAAGCAGCCTGTAACAAAAAAAATACATTAAGAAATAGGAGTTAATCTGACTGCTATGCAAGAGAGAGTCAAATCTGTTCGAAGATTGTTTAGAGAGATCTGGAAGAGAGATATTACACACTATCCCATATGTACAAAACAGAGAACTACAAAAACTATCTTCATGACAGCACATCAGTGAGAGTTAATGGAcaaaaatccaaatttattgCAAATTAAGAATTGTATTGGTATATGTAGTTTGGTTGGCATTTCTACTGGTAAAAGTGAGATACACACATTTCTAGTACCGAATGGATGTACTAGTGATAATATTATAACAGATTTGTATCAATTTTCTTACACATAAACCTTTAATTCAGAGAAACTTAGTCATTCAAGAGACGAGAAAGATGGGCCAGCACTCTTGTAACCAGCACTACCAAATCTTGTCTAGTCATTTGGTTTTTCAGTTAACAAGATATTAAAATAACTTGAACTATAGCAACAGCTGTAATCACATATTATTAACATAAAATACAATTAATAACGGAGTAACTATATTATTACAACAGAGGACTATCATTATAAAAACCCCTAATATTCAATTATATGAATCACAGAACAAAGACCTAGAATCCAAAGAGTAACAAGTTACACAGACATACCTTTATGAACCTCTGACTGGCCATCATGTTCGTCACCAACACATCAACTTGGTAGTTAGAGAGGGTAGAGAAGTTCTTAGATCTAACCAAATGTTCATACTCTTGCCCAAAAGTACCCATTCTAATAGCATCTTTCTGTAAGTGTAAAAACCACAAATTAGTTTACATAAAATCCTTACTGTTAAAGGGTTACAGTGAAGTTATAAAACTAGTACAGATCATATTCTATtctaacaattttaaaatataaatgtatagcaCAGACTAGAGCTGATATCAAGAAACCATCTTGTCAGTTAGTTTGTGATATATTAAGAGTTTTGACAATGCATACTTTATGAGATAATTATAAATTGCGTGATGATGTATATAGACTTAGAAATTGAGTGCAGTGCTTTCACTTTACAAAAAAAACCTTGACCATAGTTTGAAATGTAAAATCGTACAAACGCACTCTCAGACTTGAAAGGAAGTACACTTGATTGTTTCAGTCACACAATTGTGTATGGAATATGTAAGGCTACTGTGTATAAGTGAACATACTATGACTGCTCGAACTTCCAGAGGAATAACAGACTCCATGAGCAGTTGAGACACAGAGTTCATTCTTATAGAACCATCTGCAGCACATGTCTCACTCTTCGAGTACttctgtaaaaataaatttatataaatatacatggaATATTCAGTGCAAATCAATTAGACCAAATTATAGACTATGAAATCTTATCAAGTTTAAACAGCATGATTATGTCTTAAGGTTgttgcatgttttgtttttataacttttatccATCATTTTAGAGATAATTCGTTTCtacatttaaaaacttaaaCTGTATCAATTCTGTTTGATTGCATAAGGAGAATATCCTAAATTTATTGTTGAATGAGTTATTTAACTTTTTTCGCTAAACCTGAAAGTCtatatactatttatttatCAACACAATGTTATAGTAGTCAAACATTGATACAGCATTAGGTTTTATTAGCATGCTTCTACAAATGGTTTATATAGCGATGAGAATAAATTGAACGATATTGAAGTTAAAGCTTAAAAAATAGCACAGTGCAGATAGATTTTCAACTGTACCTCAATAAGAAACTTGTGACTGACAGTAAATTTGCTTCATTACTAAAAACTTAGGAACAAGTCATCAAATCTGTGTGGTAAAAAGTAGTTGGTTTTTGAAATGTAGGCAACCAGTTTTCTGCCTCAGATTGAAAGTGTTACAAATATGAATAGGCGTTACTAGCATAATCATGTTACTTACTAGAGCTGAGCTACAAGCCGCTCCTCTTAAACTCTGATCACCAAGACTACGAGATTTTCTAGGGACCTGTAAGCAAATTAATTGTGACTACTATGCTACACTTCTAGATGTTTATAAAATGAACACTTATAGAAACCAGTTAGGATCGAGATGACGATTGAACACTAGCCTGGCTAGCAACAAACTGATAGGCAGACAAATAAACCCATTGTCTaaaccattgaacttaaaacccctggaatggcaagaggtcactcgcgagtacggaaatccggtcgacgccattatcagttaatgttcaagttaatttcattgcgttcaatgtgagaaagaaatctaatttcagatttaacagctatggaaggtcacgattacaccgctcaatcaaaggaacagactactgagattgctactaataatttatgtacgagagataagggtgtaggtgcacagtgctattgctattccatgaactgcaaaaaccgcaagaatggacttttaaaggaaaaggcatgacatttcacaagtgagtcacttctactactagttctattactattgctcaagtctacgactactaatagttgtgctactactagttagtactgctactagttagttctactacactagtcactgggtgagtgagagtcgatcagtgtcactactgagtgtacgagtttgactgtattttgtcggtgactagataaatttataagctagtgagtgaaatgttcttccttcagaacgaaggttttttattatttaaattttgatttttttatattaatattttggaactacaacccattaggttatttctaaatatttatatttgaaggaagtgtttgtcgtgcttataatattatttatttttgtacctGGATCTAGCCAGCAGTAaagagataagagtaataatactattgttattactactgttgctaactaactacagtttcattttaatttttagatttccaaacaaagcaactgagaactctcgttatttacaatggtatcgcaaccgcagaagagtgaataagcctgatccttgagcacttatctgcaacaaacatttcaatgatctatgttttgacagcaggttaaaacgttcgactgaagccatttaaaggtaatatttttcaatgttgaatgatacttttcaatgattgaatttaaaaccatattgtcaagcacagtgctgcaaggttgctcaacttaaagtagccatacatatttgaaagaaatttagaaacctcaaacagcacccaaaacagtgacagctgccacagcaattgcctatgaatatgtctgcagcctagcagttgtgtgatctgttctctgtgattcttcatcttcgtttctgggatttaatgtccaacgcataaattatgctgtcctttttatcaaatgttaactgtgtaaatgtttgttcatttcctagttgttgtaataaaactacataatactcctgcaaatcataaattccaaattgatagcaataactttcaatttaaaacaca includes:
- the LOC137400683 gene encoding uncharacterized protein, which translates into the protein MNSVSQLLMESVIPLEVRAVIKDAIRMGTFGQEYEHLVRSKNFSTLSNYQVDVLVTNMMASQRFIKAALRCKRAKISDRGFIRLMNITTRLVLDRMVERKARNKFNQHVHATISEMSRKQWLALTVLVRSRVVTRTLPVFPRRKLRRRFPRVSDNESSGSILSFYNPHSDSSSISSDSGLTITHSSSEDRIPPVAGRKRKSCSPVSDDEAKRRRILTLSAFLLFLIT